AAGGGACCTGCACAGGTACAATGGTCAATGCAAGGCGACGAATCCAATTGACCAGTGCTGGCGATGCGATCCAAATTGGGCTCGAAACCGCATGAAACTAGCAGATTGCGTCCTTGGTTTTGGCCGCAAGACAACCGGAGGCAAAGGTGGAAAAATCTACGTAGTAACTGACAATTCGGACAACGATTTAGTAAATCCCAAGCCAGGAACTTTACGCCACGCCGTGATCCAGCCGCAGCCACTTTGGATTATATTTGCCAAGAACATGGTAATTAGGTTAAACGAGGAGCTAATCATGACCAGCAACAAGACAATTGACGCCCGAGGAAAGCAAGTGCACATTGCTCATGGTGGTGGCCTTATGTTACAGTTCATACACAATGTCATAATTAGTAACCTTCGAATTCATGATACTAAGGCTGGTAATGGTGGCCTAATTAGAGACTCCGTCAATCATTATGGTTATCGAACGAAAAGTGATGGTGATGGTATTTCAATCTTTGGATCCACAAATGTTTGGATTGACCACGTCTCCATGTCCAATTGTCAAGATGGTCTCATTGATGCTGTTGAGGCTTCGACAGCCATTACCATTTCCAACTGCCATTTCACTAAACATAATGAAGTAAATATTTAGCTCGAAATTCCAAGTTTTCTACACACTTGAAATTGCTTTCTAATTAATGAGAATACAGAAGACAAACGTTtgatttatttgcttaaatttttGTAGGTCATGTTGTTTGGAGCCAGTGATAGTTCCTCAAGGGACTCTATTATGCAAATAACACTTGCTTTCAATCACTTTGGACAAGGGTTGAGGCAGAGGATGCCAAGAGTGAGATGGGGATTTGTTCATGCTGTCAACAACGATTACACACACTGGCTAATGTATGCCATTGGAGGAAGCATGCATCCTACCATCCTTAGCCAGGGAAATCGCTTCATCGCTCCCCCTAATCCAAACGCCAAAGAGGTAAACGAAAAAACTATTAATTTTCTCACTAAACCATTCAGAAAATTCATTTTGTATAAACAGTTTTTCTTTTGGTACTTGCCAAAAGCCTTTGTTTTCTTCCTTAAATTCCATGTCCAGTCAAACACCGTCATATAAAATGAAATGGATCGAGAGACTAGCATATTTGGAACAGCAATAGAAGACTGATCCCAAAAGATTTTCCTATTATGTGTAGGTGACCAAAAGGGATTATGCACCTGAGAGCGTGTGGAAGAACTGGGTATGGAAATCACAGGGAGATCTTATGATGAACGGGGCGTTCTTTGTAGAATCTGGAAATCCAAATCATGCATTCTTGAGGAGTCCTGATATGATCAGCTCCAAGCCAGGATCATTTGTGAGCAGCCTGACACGATTTTCAGGCTCTCTAAACTGCATTGAGGGGAAGCCTTGTTAAAGCATTTCAACCTCAATAAATAAGCGCAAAAAATAGTAGTAGCTGAAAATTGTAGGAGTTAGTCGATCAGCTCCCTTTCTCCTCTTATTTACCAAGCTGGTAATCGATGGAGGAGAATGAGTGTGAGTATATTTGGGAAAGTTTTCATGTTCTGGTATTGTACACAGGTTTCTGAAAGTTTTTCagataattttgtttttttcaTGTATTAATGTAGTAGTAAATTATTAAATAAACACGTTTTTACTAGTTACACTGATTATTTGCCATGACTATGAACATTCAAAATGCAACTGTTTGTCTCTATCTCTCCCTTCTCCGAGCAAAGCCTCAGCTTCTTTTGTTCATTGATGGGTGAAAAGTTAGAGGttgtttcctttgttaatattgTGCAACTAATTCAAAGATATTACGCCCTGCAGAATAAGCATCTAAAAAACTATAAACTTGCATGTTGAAATGGAAAGGGAAATGAGCAAATTCCCTATTGCAAGGACCTCATCAAAGAAACAATTGAtgcaacaacaactactactacgCTTCAGTCCCAAACAAAGTTGGGGTAGGCGATATGAATTCTCACTTCAAGCTCAACTCATATCAGCATCAAGCCAAAAAAACCGTTGATGATGAATGGAAAACCTGCAAACTgcaatctctatgtgccttagtgTATGTTTCGTTGCAGAAAGTTCTATACGACTCTCTGAATGATGAAAATAAAGAGATGCAAAATTTGCTCTGAAGCACCTCAAGTTGATTAATAACTGAAGAGGCTTACATTTCAGTCAAAATCATCCGAAGATTGTGCCAAGTGTTAAATGTCATGGAAGCAATATCAAACTCAGGACGCGAACCAACATTAAGTAATGCATATACAATCAGCATCGACTCATCACAACCTGAGTTGTTAACTACCATCATATGTCTGCATTGCACAtttcatttaattgtttaattattgGTCTCTTATACTCCAAGTTGAAACAAACCGAATAACAACCAAACCAACTAGCTATATTGATTCACTGAACGGAATTACAAATAACTGAAAATTGCAATGATACAGAAAAGGATAATTGAAAGATAACAGAGAGGGATGAGAAGACAGAAATACGCCATAGAAGAAGGAGATGAGAAGCTTAGACAGAAAGAGATAAGAAATACAGAGCTTTTCACATAACATTTGCCTAGTCTTCAAAACCTAGAGGATAACCCCTTTTATTCACCTAGTAATGTGCTTCCTTAACCGGGATCCCACACAAATCTCTTGTTGGGCTTTCTAAATCTTGGACCTCTTTGCGGTTTAGCCCCTGGCCCAACAGCCTCTGTCCAAATATATGGCCCATACAAATTATTTGAGTTATCTTGCTTCACAACAATATGAATATTATCCCTTTAACTTCACCTATGTCCAGTAAAGTGGGAAAGAATGATCACTAGATGTCTAAATAAAAAAGCTGACTTCACCTGACCACTATGAATTCTTAACTTGCTGAGAGAAGATTATTATAAACTACAGCAACACGGACCTTTGTCTCCTCCTAGACATGCTGATAGAGGGATAATTAATATCATTTGTATATTGCAAAATAAACTGATCAGGCAAATTTAAACCCTGGAATCCAAAAATAGTCAGAGAGCAGCATTTCAACAGCTCTACATGTTAAAGTAACCAATGAACGGAGAGTAGTCAAATGTGAAAAGGGGAtcaatttttgggaaaggtaatgattttattattgtagGATATTTACTACTTTAAAAGGCAAAAGAATATCAGGGGCAGTAtaatgattttctatttattagTGCGTGATAAGAAAAtgatactgaaagctgaaacagGAAACTTGACTTTTTAATCTACGGCTGCTATTCACGTAACTAGCAGTTCCTTCCCAACATATTTGCAACTCTCCAAAGAAAGAAAATTATCTCATCTTTGTGTAGGAAATATATTTTAACATGTTGTCACTTACGATTTGGATCTCAATAAGTGAAAATGCTAAAATTGGGCAACTACTTCTAACGTCCTATCCTATGCTAGTACCAGACTATCAGTATACACTTCTTTGTCGTGGGCCTATTTAATTCCCCTAAACATCTATTTTAAATGAGAAAATGGCACTAGGTGACAACACATGACAGGAATTGATAATTTTTAATTCTTATATTAGGTTTGGCAAAGATAGCCCCAAACAATTAGCATTATATAGTCAAATCCTAAAAATATTACTCTCTTATATATTCTTTCTTAAACAATTAGCCCCAAACCGTCtgtcccccccctccccccccctcgCCCCCCCCCTCACTGCTTCCCCCctttctctccttgtattttttctCCTATATGTTCTCTTTCGCTCTCATAGTTTAGCAAAAATTCTTGCAAATTATGCAAAAAAATCAATGGATGAAAAGGTAAGGTTGATCTCACATTAGAAAAAATTAGAAGCAaaactaagagagaaaaaaatgcatttcaactttgtttttcttttctcttccttttttttttggttggattGAACGAGTGGGTATGATTGCAATTGGTTAGAAATACCTAAACGaggctatatacaaaatttgagcaagattagaAGTGATTTAGAATAGTTTCAGGTAaaaaaatcagacctaaaaaTCCAACTACGACATGTGTATATCATATTGTATGTCGTGTACATCAGTATATATCACACATAGGTTTTTAAGGACGTCTATATATCGTGtatacaaaataattattttatgaaCTCCGGTGTGTATCACATTGTATATCGTATATATAACACAAATTTTCATGAATATACACAGATACACATGATATACATGAGATATTACTGATGTACATAGAGATATACACGGGATACAATAAGGGATAGACATGTTGAGTCGTCTTGAACTTGAGTTTTCAATCTGAAATGTGttatacaaagaaggaaaataaaattttagtataCTTTTTTGATATACATATTATTATGTTATACACTGAATTGAGAAGCACAACGAAAGCACTTACTACAAATTCAAAGATTTCCATGGAAGATTCAAGTTAATAAGATTTTAATCACATATTTATAATGTGTTACCTTGAATTTtattgtaaaaatattatttaccatTGTGAAGATTTGAGTAGTTTAATTcaaagttataaaatatttttattgttaaaaaaTAAGCATTTTTTCTTTCTACTTTTATAAGGAGTTtgtacttttttctttttgggcaAGTTCTACATTTGGTTAGTCAGTTAAATAATTACATCCACtagccaaatataaaaaaaattgattatatataaaatatatagatttatatgttaatatacaaaatatatattgtatatttttTCGGTCGTTATTTTGGGAGTGGCTATACAATatagtttttcctttcttctttttatgtTATCTAAGCGAAAATAAGATAGAAAATCCATAACTAAAAATATTTTCGGACCCTAAAATTTAGTGGAGCCTAAAGCAAAGGCTTTATTAGCCTCCCCTGACtccgttcttttttttttttaattttaattttttatttcctttaagTTGTTTTAATGCAGATTGTTGGCCGTAGATGCGGAGTTGGGAGGGAGGCAGCTTGGTCCGCATATGCGAAGGACCTTGCGCAAATACTATGGCGCAGATGCGCATtcttgaccgcaaaagcggtttcACAGATGCGAGGTGTTTTTCCACAGAAGTGAAATATGGACTTAAATGGATTCCGCACTTGCAATAGTTTTTCAGCAGATGATGTGTCGCAGAAGAGAATTATGAGTCGTAAAAGCAAAAGTTTTTGAGCGAGggtttaattttatttatcacattttgagattggagctcggatttgagagattttgagaggattttcatgTTTTGGATTGGGATTTGACTCGTTCGGGAGCCGATTCGAAAGGCAAGGACTTTGTACTTTGGAATAAAGGATTTGAAGTTCAAAATTTGGTTTATGCGTATTTTTGTACGTTGATCGACGACCAAGAATAATTTTGGGGTGGTTTTTCCTTAATGGTAGTCTGGAAGAGATACTTGAAGTTGCTTAGGCATTATCTTACCGTCTGATTTGTGCTTCCTCTGCTTTATGTGTAATAAACTTAAAAGAAGCAACAATCCCATAAATATGAGGATTAGATCGTACTAGGGTTGATAATTGGGTAGAATAAGGGTGGTGGAGTCCATTCCATGTTCAAAACGTTCACAACCTCTATTACTTATTACAGAATGTGGATCTTATCAAGGGAAACGTATTCATCAATGTCATTGTCACATCACTAAGGTATGCTTCAGAAGTATTTTGTTTATTATATGTTTAAATCTTCTCTCTCTGTATTAGGAGACTTTAGCGGAAGCTTTTTGCAAATCTTGTCCCTTTTTGTAATTGGTCAAGTTTCCATGTATGGTTTTTTATTGAACTGACTGGAAGTTTTTGGAGTAGATGTTCATATAGACAAGCAATCATTCATCAATCAAGTGAAAGAACAACATACTAATGACTTGACTTCTGTTTATTTTCACTTGTGGTTTTATGCCCACAATTCCAATGGTTAACATATGTCGTCCTTTTGATTCATCCTGGAGTACTATTTTGTGATGTTGTTTGATGAGCGTCATGATTTCATTTTCTGATGTAGTGGCCTAAAAAATTCAAATTACGCTGATGCATTAAACAAGAACTATGTACAAGGATCAAGGTTTGTTTCAATTATGCAAAATTTATATCATTGTTATGCTAAATTTATGTCATTGGCAATCCTCTTGATTTAATCCCCAAGCAATGAAGGCATCTTGACAACATTCACATTGCAAAGATATCTGCATAGTTATTTATGCAGAATCCAACGTGTTAATATACCCATGTGACACAGGTTTAGAAACATTCAAGATATCAAGATTTAAGCAGATGGTTTGCACTCACTTCAAGTTTGAGTTCG
This DNA window, taken from Nicotiana tabacum cultivar K326 chromosome 4, ASM71507v2, whole genome shotgun sequence, encodes the following:
- the LOC107823432 gene encoding putative pectate lyase P59; this encodes MEFTKNNLFLFVMFVLVLSIEAHIGEFDEVWRKRAQQAKKAARHAYHPNPKIVADHLNNQVDKAVRGSNSRRRDLHRYNGQCKATNPIDQCWRCDPNWARNRMKLADCVLGFGRKTTGGKGGKIYVVTDNSDNDLVNPKPGTLRHAVIQPQPLWIIFAKNMVIRLNEELIMTSNKTIDARGKQVHIAHGGGLMLQFIHNVIISNLRIHDTKAGNGGLIRDSVNHYGYRTKSDGDGISIFGSTNVWIDHVSMSNCQDGLIDAVEASTAITISNCHFTKHNEVMLFGASDSSSRDSIMQITLAFNHFGQGLRQRMPRVRWGFVHAVNNDYTHWLMYAIGGSMHPTILSQGNRFIAPPNPNAKEVTKRDYAPESVWKNWVWKSQGDLMMNGAFFVESGNPNHAFLRSPDMISSKPGSFVSSLTRFSGSLNCIEGKPC